Proteins encoded within one genomic window of Nordella sp. HKS 07:
- a CDS encoding DUF6496 domain-containing protein: protein MARKTSKSASKDVKRAMHKRKEGTLKSGRSGKTVKSRKQAIAIGLSEARQKGKKVAPKKRSKK from the coding sequence ATGGCACGCAAGACTTCGAAGAGCGCCTCCAAGGACGTGAAACGAGCGATGCATAAGCGCAAGGAGGGCACGCTAAAGAGTGGCCGAAGCGGTAAGACAGTAAAGAGCCGAAAGCAGGCCATTGCCATCGGGCTGTCGGAAGCGCGCCAGAAAGGGAAGAAGGTCGCCCCCAAGAAACGCTCAAAAAAGTAG